Proteins from a genomic interval of Thermotoga sp. Mc24:
- a CDS encoding radical SAM protein encodes MAVGGIKGMIYRQAGKLVGSFVKNAEVETLGRIFGTLSMFTKEPAKSGLRKLADLAKERHPMVMSWVNVFKKASPKCVEGVINNLIINEFALGEPIRQEKMHEYKTVLPKLLVLSPTYACNLNCVGCYAGLYGRKYELSHDEVRDILKQANDLGIYFFIITGGEPFFWPHLMDIFEEFKDSYFLVYSNGTLIKEETAKKLADLGNVTISISVEGFETDTDWRRGRGIFKRVLEAWERLRRHGVIFGASVTATRMNHDTIMKDEFWDFLEEQGVSYVWVYQFMPVGMNPTIDLVPTPQQRYERFQKLEQLRLSGRFAFVADFWNHGFLTNGCLAAGAKYLHINAKGYVEPCVFQQFAVDSIREKKLIDILRSPFFEAYKRMIPYSDNLFRPCPIIDNPKVFRAMVRAFNAKPQHEGSERVITDLAPELDKLAAEWKKYADKLWYEEGYSEIYPANRGVYSYEVRMRRYADKEKLLAVDKRYRN; translated from the coding sequence ATGGCAGTAGGTGGAATCAAAGGAATGATCTATCGCCAGGCAGGAAAACTCGTCGGTTCATTCGTTAAAAACGCTGAAGTGGAAACTCTTGGAAGGATCTTCGGTACTTTGAGCATGTTCACAAAAGAACCCGCGAAAAGCGGTCTCAGAAAACTAGCTGACCTCGCAAAAGAAAGACATCCCATGGTGATGTCATGGGTGAACGTTTTCAAAAAAGCGAGCCCAAAATGTGTTGAAGGGGTTATAAACAACCTGATCATCAACGAATTCGCCCTTGGAGAACCCATCAGGCAGGAAAAGATGCACGAGTACAAAACGGTACTCCCAAAACTCCTCGTTCTGAGCCCCACATACGCCTGTAATCTGAACTGTGTTGGATGTTACGCGGGACTTTACGGTAGAAAATACGAACTCTCTCACGACGAAGTCAGAGACATCTTGAAACAGGCCAACGATCTGGGAATTTACTTCTTCATCATCACCGGTGGTGAACCCTTCTTCTGGCCTCACCTGATGGACATATTCGAAGAATTCAAAGACAGCTACTTCCTGGTCTACAGCAACGGAACTCTGATAAAAGAAGAAACGGCCAAGAAACTCGCAGATCTTGGAAATGTGACGATCTCCATATCTGTGGAGGGTTTCGAAACTGACACAGACTGGAGAAGAGGAAGGGGAATATTCAAGAGAGTCCTCGAAGCCTGGGAAAGGCTCAGAAGACACGGTGTGATTTTCGGAGCTTCTGTGACGGCAACACGAATGAACCACGACACCATAATGAAGGATGAATTCTGGGACTTCCTCGAAGAACAGGGAGTTTCTTACGTGTGGGTATACCAGTTCATGCCTGTGGGAATGAATCCAACGATAGACCTCGTTCCCACACCACAGCAGAGATACGAAAGATTCCAAAAACTTGAACAGCTCAGACTCAGCGGAAGATTCGCCTTCGTCGCCGACTTCTGGAACCACGGGTTCCTCACCAACGGCTGTCTCGCAGCGGGTGCTAAGTACCTCCACATAAACGCGAAAGGTTACGTGGAACCCTGTGTCTTCCAGCAGTTCGCGGTGGACAGCATTCGCGAGAAAAAGCTCATCGACATTCTGAGATCGCCGTTCTTCGAAGCCTACAAGAGGATGATTCCTTACAGCGACAATCTCTTCAGACCGTGTCCGATAATTGACAACCCGAAAGTCTTCAGAGCCATGGTGAGAGCCTTCAACGCAAAACCACAGCACGAGGGATCCGAAAGGGTCATCACAGATCTTGCACCCGAGCTGGACAAACTCGCAGCCGAATGGAAGAAATACGCAGACAAACTCTGGTATGAAGAAGGTTACTCCGAAATCTATCCAGCCAACAGAGGAGTTTACAGCTACGAAGTGAGAATGAGAAGATATGCAGACAAAGAAAAACTCCTCGCGGTGGACAAACGTTACAGGAACTGA
- a CDS encoding TetR/AcrR family transcriptional regulator, giving the protein MSSETRRKILEAARKAFSKYGYDGVSMEEIAREAGVKKALIYYYFPSKDKLFEEVWREALEELESHLFSVTEETNSYFAKIKKFLKSYVDFVLNKTVLNEIIEKEKSTVRFEEEKWSKLRERYESFIKRVEELIEEGKKQNYVYKDLDSRAAAELIVNSFGDVPKDKRLLQNIQEMILRGLLNVKTEEGR; this is encoded by the coding sequence TTGAGCTCCGAAACAAGGAGGAAAATCCTCGAAGCGGCGAGGAAGGCATTCTCAAAATATGGCTACGATGGAGTCAGTATGGAAGAAATCGCACGTGAGGCCGGTGTGAAAAAGGCTCTCATCTACTACTATTTTCCAAGCAAGGACAAACTTTTTGAAGAGGTCTGGAGAGAAGCACTCGAGGAACTGGAGAGTCATCTTTTTTCCGTCACTGAAGAGACGAACTCCTACTTTGCGAAAATAAAAAAGTTTCTGAAGTCCTACGTCGACTTTGTTCTGAATAAGACCGTTTTGAACGAAATCATCGAGAAAGAAAAATCGACCGTCAGATTCGAGGAAGAAAAATGGTCGAAACTCAGAGAACGTTATGAAAGCTTTATAAAGCGAGTCGAAGAACTCATAGAAGAAGGGAAGAAACAAAACTACGTTTACAAAGATCTCGATTCCCGGGCTGCCGCGGAGCTGATAGTCAACTCGTTCGGAGACGTTCCAAAGGATAAAAGACTGCTTCAGAACATCCAGGAAATGATACTCAGAGGATTGCTCAATGTGAAAACAGAAGAGGGGCGTTAG
- the pheT gene encoding phenylalanine--tRNA ligase subunit beta yields MRVPESWLREFIDLDWDIEQIAERLTFSGTSVEDILRPFSVSGEIITAKVIERLDHPASEKIIVCKVDTGKRIYTVITADKTVNEGDYVILALEGATLNNGLKIEPREFKGVVSEGMLCSLEELGLEEKSDRVYRFPEPVELGVNVIEKYGLNERVLDIEITPNRPDCLSIIGVARELSALSGRPLKKPQPDVSFVDEDVQFDVEIEDVEGCPRYSARIMKGVTVKDSPLWMKARLVAAGVRSLNNVVDATNYVMLELGHPVHAFDLNRLKNKRIIVKAAKGGERVLLLDEREYELKGGEVLITDGENVLALGGIMGGMESGVYDDTRDLVLEVAYFDPVRIRKASKALGISSESSYRFERGVDPNDVELVSLRLAELIQKLAGGHVLGKFWDVYPRKIESKKVMLRKARIEKILGTKVEEPGNILKHLEFQVEDRGDSYEVLVPTFRPDVEREIDLIEEIGRIYGYEKVESKVISVPAINRGWDEKQLFRREISQFMKGMGFDEVVTFSFVDSQKVKRWPLVGREPITLSNPIVSDMDVMRTSQFYSLIQVLAENFKRQNRDLKLFEIGKVYFEENGNFREIETLSAMSCGLENPGDYTDKRNVSFYTIKGVLDELFFRLGVNVEYRAAKIPGLFPTRSARIYVENWEIGFIGMVDPKLLDEYDVKENTYFFEVDMELLRECASKRPAYRPTPRFPAVRRDISFLLPKGFESVKIIELFRESGGDLVEEVGVFDVYEGRGIPEDMVSVTFYVVFRHPERTLTDEEVNRIFEEMVQKAEEEFGIRRRF; encoded by the coding sequence GTGAGAGTTCCCGAATCCTGGCTCAGAGAATTCATAGATCTCGATTGGGACATTGAGCAGATAGCGGAAAGACTCACTTTTTCTGGAACGAGTGTGGAAGATATTCTGAGACCGTTCAGTGTCTCCGGAGAGATAATCACAGCGAAGGTGATAGAACGGCTTGATCATCCCGCCTCAGAAAAGATCATCGTGTGCAAGGTGGACACCGGAAAAAGGATCTACACGGTCATCACAGCCGATAAGACTGTGAACGAGGGGGATTACGTCATACTGGCTCTCGAAGGAGCCACTCTGAACAACGGCCTCAAAATAGAGCCTCGTGAATTCAAAGGAGTCGTCTCGGAGGGCATGCTTTGCTCACTTGAAGAACTGGGTCTTGAGGAAAAATCCGACCGGGTTTATCGTTTCCCTGAACCCGTGGAACTCGGTGTGAACGTGATAGAGAAATACGGACTCAACGAAAGGGTCTTGGACATAGAGATAACTCCGAACAGACCCGATTGTCTTTCGATCATTGGTGTTGCAAGAGAACTCTCTGCCCTCAGCGGAAGGCCTTTGAAAAAGCCTCAACCCGATGTTTCTTTTGTGGATGAAGATGTTCAGTTCGATGTGGAGATAGAAGACGTGGAGGGTTGCCCGAGATACTCCGCTCGAATAATGAAAGGCGTCACCGTGAAAGATTCGCCACTCTGGATGAAAGCAAGGCTTGTAGCGGCAGGGGTTCGTTCTTTGAACAACGTGGTCGATGCCACGAACTACGTGATGCTCGAACTGGGGCATCCCGTTCACGCGTTCGACCTGAACAGGCTAAAAAACAAAAGAATTATCGTGAAGGCTGCAAAGGGTGGAGAAAGAGTCCTGCTGCTCGACGAAAGGGAGTACGAGCTGAAGGGCGGAGAAGTCCTGATAACGGACGGTGAGAACGTCCTCGCACTTGGCGGAATCATGGGGGGAATGGAATCTGGTGTGTACGATGACACCAGAGACCTGGTGCTGGAAGTGGCTTACTTCGATCCTGTGAGGATAAGAAAGGCATCCAAAGCGCTTGGAATCAGTTCTGAGTCTTCTTACAGGTTCGAACGAGGTGTGGATCCGAACGATGTGGAACTTGTGTCTTTGAGGCTTGCAGAATTGATTCAAAAGCTGGCCGGCGGTCATGTTCTTGGGAAATTCTGGGATGTTTATCCTCGAAAGATAGAATCCAAAAAGGTGATGCTCAGAAAAGCCAGAATCGAAAAGATACTGGGAACGAAAGTTGAAGAGCCGGGCAATATTCTCAAACACCTTGAATTCCAGGTGGAGGACAGAGGAGACAGTTACGAAGTTCTTGTTCCCACCTTCAGACCGGACGTTGAAAGGGAGATAGACCTCATAGAAGAGATAGGAAGGATTTACGGGTACGAGAAAGTCGAATCGAAGGTGATAAGCGTTCCTGCAATAAACCGTGGCTGGGATGAGAAACAGCTCTTCAGAAGGGAAATTTCTCAATTCATGAAAGGAATGGGTTTCGATGAAGTGGTGACTTTCTCTTTTGTGGATTCCCAGAAGGTTAAAAGATGGCCTCTGGTGGGTAGAGAACCCATAACTCTCTCCAATCCTATCGTTTCAGATATGGATGTGATGAGGACGTCACAATTTTACAGCCTTATACAAGTGCTCGCTGAAAATTTCAAGAGGCAGAACAGAGATCTGAAGCTCTTCGAAATCGGAAAGGTTTACTTCGAGGAAAATGGAAATTTCAGGGAGATAGAGACGCTTTCTGCCATGAGCTGTGGATTGGAAAATCCGGGAGACTACACCGATAAAAGAAACGTGTCCTTCTACACAATCAAGGGTGTTCTCGATGAACTCTTCTTCAGACTCGGAGTGAACGTCGAATACAGAGCCGCAAAGATACCTGGATTGTTCCCAACCAGATCCGCTCGTATCTACGTGGAAAACTGGGAGATCGGTTTTATTGGAATGGTAGATCCAAAGCTCCTTGATGAGTACGATGTGAAAGAGAATACCTACTTCTTCGAGGTAGACATGGAACTTCTGAGAGAATGCGCATCGAAGAGACCCGCCTACAGGCCTACACCGAGATTTCCCGCTGTGAGAAGAGATATCTCCTTCCTGCTTCCGAAGGGATTTGAGTCTGTGAAGATCATCGAGCTTTTCAGAGAGAGTGGAGGAGATCTGGTGGAGGAAGTGGGAGTGTTTGATGTCTATGAAGGAAGAGGAATCCCGGAGGATATGGTGAGTGTTACATTCTATGTGGTGTTCAGGCACCCGGAAAGAACTCTGACCGACGAAGAAGTGAACAGAATTTTCGAAGAGATGGTACAGAAAGCGGAAGAGGAGTTTGGAATAAGAAGAAGATTCTGA
- the pheS gene encoding phenylalanine--tRNA ligase subunit alpha — protein sequence MEIEVVEKEALEKLSKISNVQELESFRIEFLGKKGKITELMKNLKNLPPEERPAYGKRVNELREKIEKLFEEKKQQIQKLLEQEKMEKMRIDVTIPGARRKLGHSHPVLKVMEEIERIFVSMGFDVVEGPEIETTWHNFDALNTPEWHPARDEHDSFYITDDLLLRTHTSPVQIRTMLERKPPIAIISPGKVYRRDYDATHLPMFHQVEGLHVDRDLSVAHLKFTLEEFARRMFGKNARVRLRPSFFPFTEPSFEVDVYLSGYGWLEILGAGMVDPNVFLNVGYDPEEWTGYAFGMGVERIAMLKYGITDIREFVRNDVRFLSSY from the coding sequence ATGGAGATAGAAGTCGTCGAGAAGGAAGCCCTCGAGAAATTATCAAAGATATCGAATGTTCAGGAGCTGGAAAGTTTCAGGATAGAATTTCTCGGAAAGAAGGGCAAGATCACAGAATTGATGAAAAATCTCAAGAATCTCCCTCCTGAAGAAAGACCCGCCTACGGTAAAAGAGTGAACGAACTCCGTGAGAAGATAGAAAAACTCTTCGAGGAAAAGAAACAGCAAATTCAAAAGCTTCTCGAACAGGAAAAGATGGAAAAAATGAGAATAGACGTCACGATACCGGGAGCAAGGAGGAAACTGGGACATTCTCACCCTGTCTTGAAGGTTATGGAAGAGATAGAGAGGATCTTTGTATCGATGGGATTCGATGTGGTAGAGGGGCCGGAAATCGAAACAACCTGGCACAACTTCGACGCGCTGAACACACCGGAATGGCATCCAGCCAGGGACGAACACGATTCTTTCTACATAACGGATGATCTCCTTCTCAGAACCCACACTTCTCCTGTCCAGATCAGAACGATGCTCGAGAGAAAACCCCCCATCGCTATCATATCGCCCGGAAAAGTTTACAGAAGAGACTACGATGCGACGCACCTTCCCATGTTCCATCAGGTGGAAGGATTGCATGTGGATAGAGATCTCAGCGTGGCTCATTTGAAATTCACACTCGAAGAGTTCGCGCGAAGAATGTTCGGCAAGAACGCGAGAGTTCGTTTGAGACCGAGCTTTTTCCCATTCACAGAGCCGAGTTTCGAAGTGGATGTCTATCTTTCTGGTTACGGATGGTTGGAGATTTTGGGAGCGGGGATGGTGGATCCAAACGTCTTTTTGAACGTAGGATACGATCCGGAAGAATGGACGGGTTACGCGTTCGGAATGGGAGTGGAAAGGATCGCCATGTTGAAGTACGGCATAACGGACATAAGAGAGTTCGTCAGAAACGACGTGAGATTTCTCAGCAGCTATTGA
- a CDS encoding iron-containing alcohol dehydrogenase has protein sequence MENFVFHNPTKIVFGRGTIPKIGEEIKSAGIRKILFLYGGGSIKRNGVYDQVVDSLKKHGIEWIEVSGVKPNPVLSKVYEAVEVAKREKVEAVLGVGGGSVVDSAKAVAAGALYEGDIWDAFIGEYQIERALPVFDVLTISATGTEMNGNAVITNEKTKEKYGVSSKALYPKVSIIDPSVQFTLPKEQTVYGAVDAISHILEYYFDGSSPEISNEIAEGTIRTIMKMTERLIEKPDDYEARANLAWSATIALNGTMAVGRRGGEWACHRIEHSLSALYDIAHGAGLAIVFPAWMKYVYRENPAQFERFARKIFGLEGEGEELILKGIEAFKNWLKKVGAPVSLRDAGIPEEDIDKIVDNVMLLVEKNLKPKGASLGRIMVLEREDVREILKLAAK, from the coding sequence ATGGAGAACTTCGTCTTCCACAATCCCACGAAGATCGTCTTTGGAAGAGGAACGATTCCAAAAATAGGAGAAGAAATAAAAAGCGCAGGAATCAGAAAGATTCTTTTCCTCTACGGTGGTGGATCGATAAAGAGAAACGGTGTCTATGATCAGGTTGTCGATTCACTGAAAAAGCACGGAATAGAATGGATAGAAGTATCTGGTGTCAAGCCGAATCCAGTTCTCTCCAAGGTCTATGAAGCTGTTGAGGTGGCAAAGAGAGAAAAGGTGGAGGCCGTTCTTGGAGTCGGTGGGGGAAGCGTTGTGGATTCTGCAAAAGCGGTAGCAGCCGGTGCTCTCTACGAGGGTGACATATGGGATGCTTTCATTGGTGAATACCAGATCGAGAGAGCTCTTCCTGTTTTCGATGTACTCACAATTTCGGCAACAGGAACGGAGATGAACGGTAACGCCGTGATAACGAACGAGAAAACGAAAGAAAAATATGGAGTGAGTTCAAAGGCTCTCTATCCAAAAGTATCCATAATCGATCCATCTGTTCAATTCACTCTTCCAAAAGAACAAACAGTTTATGGTGCTGTGGATGCGATCTCACACATTCTCGAGTACTATTTCGATGGGAGCAGTCCTGAGATCTCCAACGAAATAGCGGAAGGTACTATCAGAACGATCATGAAAATGACAGAAAGGTTGATAGAGAAACCAGACGACTACGAAGCAAGGGCAAATCTCGCGTGGTCTGCAACGATCGCTCTCAATGGAACGATGGCGGTTGGAAGAAGGGGCGGAGAGTGGGCTTGCCACAGGATCGAGCACTCTCTCAGCGCTCTCTACGACATCGCACACGGAGCGGGTCTCGCCATTGTGTTTCCGGCATGGATGAAGTACGTGTACAGAGAGAATCCTGCGCAGTTCGAAAGGTTTGCAAGGAAGATCTTTGGACTTGAAGGTGAAGGTGAGGAACTGATTCTGAAAGGGATCGAGGCTTTCAAAAACTGGCTGAAGAAGGTGGGAGCTCCTGTATCCCTCAGGGATGCGGGAATTCCAGAGGAAGATATAGACAAGATCGTGGACAACGTCATGCTCCTTGTGGAAAAGAATCTGAAACCCAAGGGAGCGAGTTTGGGAAGAATAATGGTGCTCGAAAGAGAAGACGTTCGTGAAATATTGAAATTAGCGGCGAAATGA
- a CDS encoding uracil-xanthine permease family protein has translation MEFEGAVTKVSGWRWFLLALQHFVAMFGATVLVPLITGLDPLVALLTAGVGTLIFHFVTGGIVPVFLGSSFAFIAPILAVKEIYGDLAYATGGIFVAGLFYALYALIVKAVGPEKVKKILPPVVTGSMIMVIGLTLSPVAIQMASSDWPLALIVIATVVFVSTMTRGFFSMVPVITGVVVGYIAGLFMGKIDTSAILNTPLFSVPKVMLPKFDYGAIFMVVPVTLATFMEHLGDITTNGAVVGKNFFDKPGLHRTLLGDGLATAVAGLLGGPANTTYSENTGVLALTRVYDPSVLRGAALVAIFAAFVSKFGAILQTIPQAVMGGVSLILFGMITSIGVRTMVNAEVDFSKPRNLMITALMLTVGIGGAVLKVGRVELKGIGLAALVGIFLNLILPDRD, from the coding sequence ATGGAGTTCGAAGGAGCGGTTACCAAGGTCAGTGGATGGAGATGGTTCCTGCTGGCACTTCAGCACTTCGTGGCCATGTTCGGTGCCACTGTGTTGGTTCCTCTCATCACGGGGCTCGATCCTCTTGTGGCGCTCCTCACCGCGGGAGTCGGCACGCTCATCTTCCATTTTGTGACCGGTGGAATTGTGCCCGTCTTTCTTGGGTCGAGCTTTGCCTTCATCGCTCCAATATTGGCAGTGAAAGAGATCTATGGAGATCTCGCCTACGCGACGGGCGGAATCTTCGTGGCAGGTCTGTTCTATGCTCTGTACGCTCTTATAGTGAAGGCAGTTGGCCCAGAAAAGGTGAAAAAGATTCTCCCTCCTGTTGTCACCGGAAGTATGATCATGGTGATAGGACTCACACTCAGCCCCGTTGCCATCCAGATGGCATCGAGTGACTGGCCACTCGCCCTCATCGTCATAGCCACTGTCGTTTTCGTCTCAACCATGACGAGGGGATTCTTCAGCATGGTTCCGGTGATCACAGGAGTCGTTGTTGGATACATCGCGGGGCTTTTCATGGGAAAGATCGACACCAGTGCGATATTGAACACCCCTCTCTTCAGCGTACCGAAAGTGATGCTCCCAAAGTTCGATTACGGAGCGATATTCATGGTCGTTCCGGTGACCCTTGCCACCTTCATGGAACATCTTGGAGACATCACTACCAACGGAGCGGTTGTCGGAAAGAATTTCTTCGACAAACCTGGTCTTCATAGAACACTCCTCGGTGATGGACTTGCAACGGCTGTGGCCGGTCTTCTTGGAGGTCCTGCGAACACCACTTACAGTGAAAACACGGGAGTGCTGGCCCTCACGAGAGTGTACGATCCTTCCGTTCTCAGAGGAGCCGCTCTTGTGGCCATATTCGCTGCCTTTGTGTCGAAGTTCGGCGCGATCCTCCAGACGATTCCTCAGGCGGTGATGGGTGGAGTGAGCCTCATTCTCTTCGGTATGATCACCTCTATTGGTGTGAGAACCATGGTGAACGCGGAAGTGGATTTTTCCAAACCGAGAAACCTCATGATCACTGCCCTGATGCTCACTGTGGGTATCGGTGGTGCGGTTTTGAAGGTAGGTAGAGTTGAATTGAAGGGAATAGGACTTGCTGCCCTCGTAGGCATCTTCCTGAACCTGATCCTTCCAGATAGGGATTGA
- a CDS encoding WecB/TagA/CpsF family glycosyltransferase — protein MKEIELFGTKVLSGTRREFLNTIEERIEKNIKTFVVTMNASILLQAIEDAGYRAIVNSADLVVPDGFGVVWAMKTLTGEMTERLPGIEIMKHLCERSKEKGWKVYLLGTKKEIVEKAKEVLEKSGVKVVGCHDGFFFEKESPKIVEDINRNSTDLLFVGMGVPRQEEWIYRNFPQLNVKLAMGVGGSIDVVSGKKKRAPEWVQRMNLEWLYRFFQSPLSKRKVPVQVSKFVFFVLREKLKNRN, from the coding sequence GTGAAAGAGATCGAACTTTTCGGAACGAAGGTTTTATCTGGGACAAGACGGGAATTTCTGAACACAATCGAAGAGAGAATAGAGAAGAACATCAAAACCTTTGTTGTTACCATGAACGCTTCGATTCTATTGCAGGCCATAGAAGATGCAGGATATAGGGCTATCGTGAACTCTGCAGACCTCGTTGTACCTGATGGTTTTGGTGTTGTCTGGGCCATGAAAACCCTCACGGGAGAGATGACCGAGAGACTGCCTGGAATAGAGATCATGAAGCACCTCTGTGAAAGATCAAAGGAAAAAGGTTGGAAGGTGTATCTTCTTGGAACGAAAAAGGAAATCGTTGAAAAGGCAAAAGAAGTGCTGGAGAAATCGGGAGTGAAGGTTGTGGGCTGTCACGATGGCTTCTTCTTCGAAAAAGAATCACCGAAGATCGTTGAAGACATAAACAGAAACTCGACCGATCTTCTCTTCGTCGGAATGGGTGTTCCCCGTCAGGAAGAGTGGATATACAGGAACTTTCCACAGCTGAACGTGAAGCTCGCCATGGGAGTTGGAGGATCCATAGACGTCGTATCGGGCAAAAAGAAACGCGCACCGGAGTGGGTTCAGAGGATGAACCTGGAGTGGCTTTACAGGTTTTTCCAGTCTCCTTTGAGTAAAAGAAAAGTTCCCGTTCAGGTTTCAAAGTTCGTCTTCTTCGTTTTGAGAGAAAAATTGAAAAACAGAAACTGA
- a CDS encoding MMPL family transporter has product MLTTAAGFMSFVFIDIRAFRELGILVSSGLAVVVLVIFTSGVEIFRNYTPKRTPRNFGMKYVGRKIALIVLVVFLVIAVLSPFLLKRVQVGSDMVSYFDRDSELRKAYDLIVEKFNTREPIYLVLEKTVPFVGTDSKTLKELIEKIEKSEYVSSVVFPVDIPVPIMYALSRTNPFLKTFIGDRNRIRLIVNLTPEGYEHVKKVVDLINKVMSETGWSHYVAGSVLIWDDINESIMKSQIQSIVIASVLIFAMVFIIFRRPLTTLSVMVPIAFTTVFNFLFMALFGISLDVSTSITSGILMGLVIDYSIHIASEEKRLRDPYLVVKNVGPSVLTNALGLISGFAVLLFSELALFKNISLLMMLGIGVGAVFTLIVQPMILEKRENS; this is encoded by the coding sequence ATGCTCACCACCGCAGCGGGATTCATGTCTTTCGTCTTCATCGATATAAGGGCGTTCAGAGAACTCGGAATTCTGGTTTCTTCCGGACTCGCTGTTGTGGTTCTTGTGATATTCACATCCGGTGTGGAGATCTTCAGAAACTACACTCCAAAGAGAACTCCGAGGAACTTTGGTATGAAGTACGTGGGAAGAAAGATCGCTCTGATCGTCCTCGTTGTCTTCCTGGTGATAGCGGTTCTTTCACCGTTTCTGCTCAAAAGAGTACAGGTGGGTTCGGATATGGTGTCTTATTTCGACAGGGATTCCGAACTCAGAAAAGCTTACGACCTCATCGTGGAAAAGTTCAACACGAGAGAGCCGATCTATCTGGTGCTGGAGAAAACTGTTCCATTCGTTGGGACGGATTCCAAGACCTTGAAAGAGCTAATCGAAAAGATAGAAAAGAGCGAGTACGTCTCCAGTGTGGTGTTTCCTGTGGATATTCCCGTTCCGATAATGTACGCGCTCTCCAGAACGAACCCGTTTCTCAAGACCTTCATCGGAGATAGAAACAGGATAAGGTTGATCGTCAATCTCACACCGGAAGGATACGAACATGTGAAAAAAGTGGTAGATCTGATCAACAAAGTGATGAGCGAAACGGGCTGGTCACACTATGTGGCGGGATCCGTTCTGATCTGGGACGATATCAACGAAAGCATCATGAAATCACAGATACAGAGCATCGTCATTGCTTCAGTTCTGATCTTTGCCATGGTCTTCATCATATTCCGAAGACCGCTCACCACACTCAGTGTGATGGTTCCAATCGCTTTCACGACGGTGTTCAACTTCCTGTTCATGGCCCTCTTTGGGATCAGTCTGGATGTGTCAACATCGATCACCTCCGGTATTCTCATGGGTCTTGTGATAGATTATTCCATTCACATTGCTTCGGAAGAGAAGAGGCTGAGAGATCCGTACCTTGTGGTCAAGAACGTGGGACCATCTGTTCTCACAAACGCGCTGGGATTGATCTCGGGATTCGCCGTTCTTCTCTTCTCTGAACTCGCACTCTTTAAAAACATATCTCTACTCATGATGCTTGGGATAGGGGTTGGGGCTGTTTTCACGCTGATCGTCCAGCCTATGATACTGGAAAAGAGGGAAAACTCTTGA
- a CDS encoding MMPL family transporter: protein MRRYFFTTIYVVLVFLSFLVVFSLGKIETGPEVFLPGYNGDPEKTTNENVKNLFRVNREFGGSSSIVIVVEGDKNFFEDARALYELHEALEKREDISSVMSPVNLPRFSGFRMDYYFKDGKISNDVLNDPNAKSFITEDGKYALLNVIFKEGVNARDKIPEIKSLVSGYFEKNYLFGEPVIDSALFKELVRQTFVYPIFMFLVIFLLFYYQLRSFRAALFSLMVPVLSTFFVFAVFFAMGKSLNTMTVMTITFLLIIGSAYGLHFYNALFRFSEKKRR, encoded by the coding sequence ATGAGAAGGTACTTCTTCACCACAATATACGTGGTGCTGGTTTTCCTTTCGTTCCTTGTTGTTTTTTCTCTTGGAAAGATAGAGACCGGTCCTGAGGTGTTCCTTCCAGGTTACAATGGAGATCCTGAAAAGACCACGAACGAAAACGTGAAGAACCTCTTTCGTGTGAACAGGGAGTTCGGCGGAAGTTCCTCGATTGTGATCGTTGTCGAAGGTGATAAGAACTTCTTCGAAGACGCAAGGGCTCTGTACGAACTCCACGAGGCTCTGGAAAAAAGAGAAGACATCTCGAGTGTTATGAGTCCCGTGAACCTTCCAAGGTTTTCTGGTTTCAGAATGGACTATTACTTCAAAGATGGGAAAATTTCAAACGACGTTTTGAATGACCCGAACGCGAAGAGTTTCATCACAGAAGATGGGAAGTACGCGCTTTTGAACGTGATATTCAAAGAAGGTGTCAACGCAAGGGACAAAATACCCGAGATAAAAAGTCTCGTGTCCGGCTACTTCGAGAAAAATTACCTGTTTGGTGAACCAGTGATAGACAGCGCTCTTTTCAAAGAGCTGGTGAGGCAGACTTTCGTTTATCCTATTTTCATGTTTCTTGTGATCTTTCTTCTCTTCTACTACCAGCTGAGATCCTTCAGAGCAGCACTCTTTTCTTTGATGGTTCCTGTGCTGTCCACGTTTTTTGTGTTCGCTGTGTTTTTCGCTATGGGAAAGAGCCTCAACACCATGACCGTGATGACCATCACCTTTCTCCTCATCATCGGCTCTGCGTACGGGCTTCACTTCTACAACGCGCTGTTCAGGTTCAGTGAAAAAAAGAGGCGGTAA